One genomic segment of candidate division KSB1 bacterium includes these proteins:
- a CDS encoding PorV/PorQ family protein has protein sequence MKVRLYFCVLLAVAVAAAPLLAGNDNTGTSCANFLKIGVGARAAAMGGACVASVTDYSALYWNPAGIARIGGAHVGIAYTDWILDISHSFIGATYSLGPWGTVGASLNLLDFGEMERTTPSEPYGTGTYFGASDLALGVAYARELTDRFAVGVQFKVIRESISFSSASAIAVDAGTQFVTGFHGMRLGMSITNFGGKMTMRGTDQMVKGDIDDVIEGNPLKESRLETEAWPLPLTFRMGLSLDVLRGDFATVTVNTDFVDPRDVNPYATLGTEIGWNKMVFLRGGLVYAPDGFDEQKLSKEQELSLFYKVKIAAGGGLRFTVPGTRATFCLDYAYTDLGMLDYAHRFSFSIGY, from the coding sequence ATGAAAGTGCGTCTGTACTTCTGCGTTCTGCTGGCGGTGGCGGTCGCTGCCGCACCGCTCCTGGCAGGCAATGACAATACCGGAACTTCCTGTGCCAACTTCCTCAAGATAGGCGTTGGTGCCAGGGCTGCAGCCATGGGCGGGGCATGCGTGGCTTCTGTCACCGACTACTCTGCGCTGTACTGGAATCCGGCGGGCATTGCCCGCATCGGCGGAGCGCATGTGGGCATTGCCTACACCGACTGGATTCTGGACATAAGCCATAGCTTCATCGGCGCCACCTACTCGTTGGGCCCGTGGGGCACAGTGGGCGCCAGCCTCAACTTGCTGGACTTTGGCGAGATGGAGCGCACCACGCCGTCAGAGCCCTATGGAACCGGCACTTACTTTGGCGCCTCTGACTTGGCCTTAGGGGTGGCCTATGCGCGGGAACTGACCGATCGTTTTGCCGTGGGCGTGCAGTTCAAGGTCATCCGCGAATCCATCAGCTTCAGTAGCGCGAGCGCCATCGCGGTGGACGCCGGCACCCAGTTTGTTACCGGCTTTCACGGCATGCGTCTGGGCATGTCCATCACCAACTTTGGCGGCAAGATGACCATGCGCGGCACCGACCAAATGGTGAAGGGCGACATCGACGACGTCATCGAGGGGAACCCGCTCAAGGAGTCGCGCTTGGAAACAGAAGCGTGGCCGCTGCCCCTCACTTTTCGCATGGGCCTGTCGCTGGACGTGCTGCGGGGCGACTTTGCGACGGTGACCGTCAACACGGACTTTGTTGACCCCCGCGACGTCAACCCCTACGCCACCTTGGGCACTGAGATTGGCTGGAACAAGATGGTCTTTCTACGCGGCGGGCTGGTCTATGCCCCAGATGGTTTCGATGAGCAAAAGTTGAGCAAGGAGCAGGAGCTCAGTCTCTTTTACAAGGTAAAGATTGCCGCAGGCGGAGGCCTCCGCTTCACCGTGCCCGGCACACGGGCGACCTTCTGCTTGGACTATGCCTACACAGACCTGGGCATGCTGGACTATGCGCACCGCTTCTCTTTCAGCATAGGCTATTGA
- a CDS encoding GWxTD domain-containing protein, which produces MGNMRTVLYCGAVCVAVLAGLATMASPGEQRRARAREAAFSLTLPQELARLYEALPDSGARARWEEKYWRMIDPLPSSPQNPYREEFETRFAYAWEHFSCLVGPTYLDDRAKYYLRYGPPDDSVEMAGSGRQYLDNLTWAYFGLNLFVDFVRRMGYGYQEVNDLSQAVVGVPLNEKARIACELYAERESLHHRYGAFRGAQRNADAYFSLVSGLATEKTQALGLAPPHRFSFQHRQQPLSAQLASACFRAAEGATRVEFYFSVPLEELSFSPGDKATLVSHLHKRLTLFDEDYQPLLRRSETLELTAGAREEIARRSYVNQHDELLTPGLYNVALELECPESDRLAVLKSQLRVRSFAGDSLMISDLQLSLRIVEQVPARHLKPNGVLVVPTLQRQFPRGKPVFVYFEVYNLRLDSSGKSDYHVAYALRSAGGSGLLTELAKAVSFLVQGKRSEAVEMAFRSQGTADWEQRYVQLDMSNCPAGRTELVVTVTDHNTGQQASAATSFVLE; this is translated from the coding sequence ATGGGCAACATGCGGACTGTGCTCTACTGCGGCGCGGTGTGTGTCGCAGTGCTGGCAGGGCTCGCGACCATGGCATCTCCCGGGGAGCAGCGTCGTGCGCGTGCACGAGAAGCGGCCTTTTCCCTGACCCTGCCGCAGGAGTTAGCTCGTCTGTACGAGGCGTTGCCCGATTCCGGCGCCCGTGCCCGATGGGAAGAGAAGTATTGGCGGATGATTGATCCTCTGCCATCTTCTCCGCAGAATCCCTACCGCGAGGAATTCGAGACGCGCTTTGCCTACGCGTGGGAGCACTTCTCCTGCCTCGTTGGCCCGACCTACTTGGACGACCGCGCCAAGTACTACCTCCGGTACGGTCCTCCGGACGATTCTGTGGAGATGGCTGGCTCGGGCCGTCAGTATCTTGACAACCTGACGTGGGCGTACTTCGGCCTCAATCTGTTTGTCGATTTTGTGCGGCGCATGGGCTACGGGTATCAGGAGGTAAACGACCTCTCCCAGGCAGTGGTCGGTGTGCCGCTCAACGAGAAGGCGCGTATTGCCTGCGAGCTCTACGCCGAACGCGAGTCTCTGCACCACCGCTACGGTGCCTTTCGAGGTGCGCAACGAAACGCCGACGCCTACTTTAGCTTGGTGAGCGGTCTGGCAACGGAGAAGACGCAAGCTCTCGGCTTAGCGCCGCCGCATCGGTTCAGCTTCCAGCACCGGCAGCAGCCCCTTAGCGCACAGCTTGCCTCGGCCTGCTTTCGTGCTGCTGAGGGGGCGACGCGCGTGGAGTTCTACTTTTCTGTCCCCTTGGAGGAGCTGAGCTTTTCGCCTGGGGACAAGGCCACACTGGTCAGTCATCTGCACAAGCGTCTCACGCTCTTTGACGAAGATTATCAGCCGCTTCTGCGCAGAAGCGAAACGTTGGAGCTCACCGCAGGTGCGCGGGAGGAGATTGCGAGGCGGTCCTATGTGAACCAGCATGATGAGCTGCTCACCCCTGGCCTGTATAACGTGGCTCTGGAGTTGGAATGCCCCGAGTCAGATCGTCTGGCCGTCTTGAAGAGCCAGTTGCGGGTGCGGTCGTTTGCCGGGGACAGCCTCATGATAAGCGACCTGCAGCTTTCGTTGCGCATTGTGGAGCAGGTGCCAGCCCGCCACCTGAAGCCCAACGGTGTGTTGGTGGTACCCACCCTGCAGCGGCAATTCCCGAGGGGCAAACCGGTCTTTGTCTACTTCGAGGTCTACAACCTGAGGCTGGATAGCAGCGGCAAGAGTGACTATCACGTCGCCTATGCGCTTCGCAGCGCCGGCGGCAGTGGCCTGCTCACCGAGCTGGCCAAGGCGGTGAGCTTCCTGGTGCAAGGCAAAAGGAGCGAGGCAGTGGAGATGGCCTTTCGCAGCCAGGGCACTGCGGACTGGGAGCAGCGCTACGTGCAGCTGGACATGAGCAACTGTCCAGCCGGGCGCACGGAGCTCGTGGTGACCGTGACAGACCACAACACTGGACAACAGGCGTCGGCAGCGACCAGCTTCGTGCTCGAGTAG
- a CDS encoding DUF192 domain-containing protein, which produces MPAIDTTRRRTLATTVVEANTYLARLVGLLGIRQFRHGLALWLRPCQAIHTLGMRQPIDALFLDAKNRVVRIVSELQPGRVVQTVPNANSVLELPAGVCRSTKVRVGDVVHLAPDGTHLAYLAKLTHFLTNGVLALFYLRFARLSYAHWRHTGDVLTLELMFVNSLLFYLFLTRRQSTAVSSRTFDWFAALGTVFLSFCLHPAKSGSTVLYTMSAAVQGIGMVAIVASLVSLGRSFGVVPAVRTVKSTGMYRFVRHPLYSSELLYYFGFLLGNVTWLNALLVTGIFVGQYVRAAAEEEILSSEASYRAYRRRVRYRFIPGVV; this is translated from the coding sequence ATGCCCGCAATTGATACGACTAGGCGGCGCACCTTAGCTACCACAGTGGTGGAGGCAAATACCTACCTTGCCCGGTTGGTGGGACTTCTCGGCATCCGCCAGTTCCGTCACGGCTTGGCCCTTTGGTTGCGGCCCTGCCAGGCAATCCATACCCTGGGCATGCGGCAGCCCATAGACGCGCTCTTTCTAGACGCGAAGAACCGTGTGGTGCGCATCGTATCGGAACTGCAACCTGGGCGCGTGGTGCAGACGGTGCCTAATGCCAACAGTGTGCTGGAGCTGCCTGCAGGCGTGTGCCGCAGCACAAAGGTGCGCGTGGGCGATGTAGTTCACCTTGCCCCGGACGGAACGCACCTCGCTTACCTTGCCAAGCTTACCCACTTTCTCACCAACGGCGTACTTGCGCTCTTCTACCTGCGCTTCGCCCGACTTTCTTACGCGCACTGGCGGCACACTGGGGATGTCCTCACCCTCGAACTAATGTTTGTGAATTCCCTTCTGTTCTACCTTTTCCTGACCCGTCGGCAGAGCACGGCCGTGTCTAGTCGCACCTTCGATTGGTTTGCAGCGCTCGGCACCGTGTTTCTTTCCTTCTGCCTCCACCCGGCGAAATCCGGATCGACTGTCCTGTACACGATGTCTGCGGCGGTGCAGGGCATCGGGATGGTCGCTATAGTCGCCTCGCTTGTCAGCCTGGGACGAAGCTTCGGGGTGGTGCCCGCAGTGCGCACCGTCAAATCCACGGGGATGTATCGCTTTGTCAGACATCCGCTCTATTCCAGCGAGCTGCTCTACTATTTCGGATTTCTGCTGGGCAATGTGACCTGGCTCAACGCCTTGCTTGTCACGGGAATCTTTGTGGGCCAATATGTGCGTGCCGCAGCTGAAGAGGAGATCCTTTCCTCTGAGGCCAGCTACCGGGCCTATAGACGGCGCGTGCGCTACAGATTCATCCCTGGCGTCGTGTGA
- a CDS encoding type II secretion system F family protein has translation MDLIVATALATFAITLLVGYGLYMLFTKRNPVIQRLHRYVQEDYAVREKEGTVPGVDRLRPAMVRVLERVSQSRPLSEKKLQGLRRELMQAGVMRNDAVHIFIGAQIVLTLLLGLAGMSMAAATHKPAMVSVAIITIFSLTGYIMPQLWLRGQINRRKKAVVRGLPDALDLMVVCVEAGLGLNAALLRVGEELKLHCPVVSEEFLMVTKETRAGISRHDALRHLAQRNPVEDIQSFVAILIQTDRLGSSMAKTLRAQSDSLRTRRRQRAEEAAAKTSIKLLFPLVFFILPALFVVLLGPGLLQVIKVFSSGGIR, from the coding sequence ATGGACCTGATCGTTGCGACAGCTTTGGCAACTTTTGCGATCACCCTCCTGGTCGGATACGGGCTATACATGCTTTTCACGAAGCGAAACCCGGTTATCCAGCGCCTTCATCGCTACGTTCAGGAGGACTATGCTGTCCGTGAGAAGGAAGGCACAGTGCCAGGGGTGGACAGGCTCCGTCCGGCCATGGTGCGGGTGCTGGAGCGCGTAAGTCAGTCTCGTCCACTGAGCGAAAAGAAGTTGCAGGGCCTGCGCCGCGAGCTCATGCAGGCCGGCGTGATGCGCAACGATGCCGTGCACATCTTCATCGGCGCCCAGATTGTCCTCACGCTGCTCCTTGGGCTGGCCGGCATGAGCATGGCGGCGGCCACGCACAAGCCGGCGATGGTGAGCGTGGCGATTATCACCATATTTTCCCTCACGGGCTACATTATGCCCCAACTCTGGCTGCGGGGCCAGATCAATCGCCGCAAGAAGGCTGTCGTTCGCGGCCTGCCCGATGCTCTGGACCTGATGGTGGTTTGTGTGGAAGCCGGCTTGGGGCTCAACGCTGCCCTGCTGCGCGTGGGGGAGGAGCTGAAGCTGCACTGTCCAGTGGTCAGTGAAGAGTTCCTGATGGTCACCAAAGAAACGCGCGCCGGTATCTCCCGGCACGATGCGCTGCGCCATCTTGCCCAGCGCAACCCGGTGGAGGATATTCAATCGTTCGTGGCGATCCTCATCCAGACCGACCGTCTGGGTTCGAGTATGGCCAAGACGCTGCGGGCGCAGTCGGATAGTCTCCGCACGCGGCGTCGGCAACGCGCCGAAGAAGCAGCAGCCAAGACGAGCATCAAGCTGCTCTTTCCGTTAGTGTTCTTCATCTTGCCAGCCCTGTTTGTGGTTCTCTTGGGACCTGGCTTGCTCCAAGTGATCAAAGTCTTTTCTTCAGGTGGGATTCGATGA
- a CDS encoding type II secretion system F family protein, with protein sequence MTKEREDGLHEVEEVVQIDAIDILIACLLGFGLFYFGVTLPTEKRRRRVRERLERFTLQKAQVKKEEPAEIVITRDQLSTIPLFNRILRRMDFAAALRRLLDQAGMKMTVGSMVLIMLIVASVAFLFTVRLQNPALTMLVTIASGFLPLLWVKRKKKRRLKLFERHFPDALDLMTSALRAGLSFVGALGMVGKEAQPPISEEFSKTYEEQALGVPIEESLQRLTQRIDSLDLRFFVTALLIQRDIGGNLTELLEKISLTIRERFKLIGQVRAQTAQGRFTGWMLTGMPFIMALIISLLNRQYIMLLVTERLGQYMIGMALFMQFLGFLVIRKVVNIKP encoded by the coding sequence GTGACCAAGGAGCGGGAAGACGGTCTTCACGAAGTCGAGGAAGTCGTGCAGATTGATGCTATTGACATACTCATTGCCTGTTTGTTAGGGTTTGGCTTGTTCTACTTCGGGGTGACGCTCCCCACAGAGAAGCGGCGCCGGCGAGTGCGCGAGCGGTTGGAGCGGTTCACCTTGCAGAAGGCGCAGGTCAAGAAGGAGGAGCCCGCCGAGATCGTCATCACGCGCGACCAGCTCAGTACCATCCCACTCTTCAACCGCATCCTCCGGCGCATGGACTTTGCGGCGGCGCTGCGGCGCCTTCTCGACCAGGCGGGCATGAAGATGACTGTGGGCAGCATGGTGCTCATCATGCTCATCGTGGCCAGTGTGGCGTTTCTGTTTACGGTGCGGCTGCAGAATCCTGCTCTCACCATGCTCGTCACCATCGCCAGTGGGTTTCTGCCCTTGCTTTGGGTGAAGCGCAAGAAGAAGCGCCGTCTCAAGCTGTTTGAGCGTCACTTCCCTGACGCCTTAGATCTCATGACCAGCGCCTTGCGCGCCGGCCTCTCCTTTGTCGGCGCTTTGGGGATGGTGGGCAAAGAGGCCCAGCCGCCCATTAGCGAGGAGTTCAGCAAGACCTACGAAGAGCAGGCCCTGGGCGTGCCCATCGAGGAATCGTTGCAGAGGCTTACGCAGCGCATCGATAGCCTCGATCTGCGCTTCTTCGTCACGGCGCTGCTCATTCAAAGGGACATAGGCGGAAACCTGACTGAGCTGCTGGAGAAGATCAGCCTCACGATTCGCGAGCGCTTCAAGCTGATTGGCCAGGTACGGGCACAGACGGCGCAAGGGCGCTTCACCGGCTGGATGCTCACGGGCATGCCCTTCATCATGGCCCTCATCATTTCCCTGCTCAACCGGCAGTACATCATGCTCTTGGTGACTGAGAGGCTTGGGCAGTACATGATCGGCATGGCCCTCTTTATGCAGTTCTTGGGCTTCCTGGTCATTAGGAAGGTTGTGAATATCAAGCCTTAG
- a CDS encoding response regulator, with the protein MVEEPYKVLLVEDNPGDARLVEIALSEPGPLPFSLERVGLLSAALRRLEKEKFDVVLLDLSLPDSQGLDTVVAVRKQNPEVPVVVLTGLDDERSSVEALHMGAQDYLVKGTATGETLRRTIRYAVERRKILDDLKALRENGQDDKTSLRAALAAYRQMLNGRSAIFEDVDQPLKERKPRFVEEIAELYAELMDDYLGDGVRQSPDPRIAHLVMRLREESAGARDVVEIHTRALQRELSKGELAAQKGVAINAQVFVVEVLGRLLSLYKREGVASSL; encoded by the coding sequence ATGGTGGAAGAACCTTACAAGGTGCTCCTGGTGGAGGACAATCCCGGCGACGCGCGGCTGGTGGAAATTGCCCTCTCGGAGCCTGGGCCCCTTCCCTTCAGCTTGGAACGCGTGGGCCTGCTCTCTGCTGCGCTCCGCCGCCTGGAAAAGGAAAAGTTCGATGTCGTCCTCTTGGACCTTTCTCTGCCGGATAGCCAGGGGTTAGACACGGTCGTGGCGGTGCGCAAGCAGAACCCCGAGGTGCCGGTGGTTGTGCTCACCGGGCTTGACGACGAGCGCAGCTCGGTGGAGGCACTGCATATGGGCGCCCAAGACTATCTGGTCAAAGGCACCGCCACCGGCGAGACCTTGCGCCGCACCATCCGCTATGCGGTGGAAAGGCGCAAGATCTTGGATGACCTGAAGGCGCTGCGCGAAAACGGTCAGGACGACAAGACGAGCCTGCGGGCCGCTTTGGCCGCTTACCGACAGATGCTCAACGGCAGATCGGCCATCTTCGAGGATGTTGACCAGCCGCTCAAGGAGCGGAAGCCGCGCTTCGTGGAGGAGATTGCTGAACTGTACGCCGAGCTGATGGACGACTACTTGGGAGACGGCGTGCGCCAGTCTCCTGACCCACGCATAGCTCACTTGGTCATGCGACTGCGGGAGGAATCGGCAGGCGCGCGGGACGTCGTGGAAATCCACACCCGTGCGCTCCAGAGAGAGTTGAGCAAGGGTGAGCTGGCTGCACAAAAGGGGGTGGCCATCAATGCTCAGGTGTTTGTTGTGGAGGTCCTCGGCCGACTGCTGAGTCTTTACAAGCGCGAAGGTGTGGCCAGCTCCCTGTGA
- a CDS encoding response regulator: MMDDRSNARPIEILLVEDNPGDVRLTQEAFRENKIRNKLNVVNDGEQALAYLRRQGPYANAARPGLILLDLNLPRVDGREVLAQIKSDPELCHIPVVILTTSQAEEDIVKSYALHANCYISKPVDLQRFLEVVKEVEHFWLSVVNLPKE; this comes from the coding sequence ATGATGGACGATCGCAGCAACGCACGGCCCATTGAGATACTCTTGGTGGAAGACAACCCGGGTGACGTGCGCCTGACACAAGAGGCCTTTCGGGAGAACAAGATCAGGAATAAGCTCAACGTCGTGAACGACGGTGAGCAGGCCCTGGCCTATCTGCGGCGCCAGGGTCCCTATGCCAATGCGGCGCGCCCGGGACTCATCTTGCTGGACCTGAACCTCCCCCGCGTGGATGGGAGGGAAGTGCTCGCTCAGATCAAGTCCGACCCGGAACTGTGCCACATACCGGTGGTCATCTTGACCACCTCGCAGGCCGAGGAGGACATCGTCAAGTCGTATGCGCTCCACGCCAATTGTTACATCAGCAAACCCGTGGACCTGCAACGTTTCTTGGAGGTAGTCAAGGAGGTAGAGCATTTTTGGCTCTCCGTAGTGAACCTACCCAAGGAGTAG
- a CDS encoding PAS domain S-box protein, translating to MAKRARILVVEDVAITAMDIKRRLQGLGYEVVGVAASGEDAIAKAENERPDLVLMDIKLKGEMDGVQAAEEVRRRMDIPVVYLTAYSDETTLQRAKVTQPFGYVLKPFEERELHTAVEMALYRHTLERRLRESEQWLATTLRSIGDAVVATDAAGRIVFMNPVAEALVGCTQEEALGKAWNEILTILDEETHDPVSDPVAAVLKDGKPLTLLRTVLVNRRDGRQIPIDDTAAPIRDDSGRILGVVLVFQDVTARREAEERIKQQRTYLQALIENSPLAVVAVDLEGKVTTVNPAFERLFQYQRDEIIGQPLDTFVAAEDKSGEALALTQQVMAGDRVHVVTVRHRRDGSPVDVEIFGVPVMIRGERIGAFGIYQDITERKRAQRALAESEEKYRTLQANVPVGIFRAAPDRRATLRSANPALARLLGYEDPEELLRIGLAALILDKKEAAACRRQLLKQGKVDGLELRLARKDGSCFWAKLSATCIRDHSGAPLYYDGMVEDISEQKRIQEEREERLRRADVINRLTMQLIRSSDVAGIYRQICDAAREMLRCRRAAIGEFTSDRKGLAKLVVSSEEEAEASAWAQEVLCYDDKAYAPLRQGARRAVRVGEGKRQLLAAALLGPGGSVYGLLVVGEPQQERLLGQEDESDLALLADYATVAVSRAMNLAALRKARKELSLRAQALARSNADLEQFAYVASHDLQEPLRMVSSYCQLLAQRYKDKLDAEAQQFVQFAVDGARRMQVLINDLLQYSRVSTRGKPFEPVDLGAVLEDAKANLRFAIEESGAVITNDPLPTVSVDRTQMTQVLQNLLSNAIKFRNAKTPRIHVGVASDKKNWEISVRDNGIGFEQKFADRIFGVFQRLHTREQYPGTGIGLAVVKKIVERHGGRIRAESEPGKGSCFTFTLPANNGREEQA from the coding sequence ATGGCAAAGAGAGCGAGAATACTGGTAGTTGAGGATGTCGCCATCACCGCGATGGACATCAAGCGGAGGCTGCAGGGGCTCGGCTACGAGGTGGTTGGCGTGGCTGCCTCGGGCGAAGACGCCATCGCCAAGGCCGAAAACGAGCGCCCTGACCTCGTCCTGATGGACATCAAGCTCAAGGGCGAGATGGACGGCGTCCAGGCTGCCGAAGAGGTCAGGCGGCGAATGGACATTCCCGTCGTCTACCTCACTGCCTATTCAGACGAGACTACCCTCCAGCGGGCCAAAGTGACCCAGCCTTTTGGGTACGTGCTCAAGCCCTTCGAGGAGCGCGAGCTGCACACGGCCGTGGAGATGGCCCTGTATCGGCACACGCTTGAGCGGCGTTTGCGCGAGAGCGAGCAGTGGCTGGCCACCACCTTGCGCAGCATTGGCGATGCGGTGGTCGCTACCGATGCCGCTGGTCGAATCGTCTTCATGAACCCGGTGGCGGAGGCACTCGTCGGCTGCACGCAGGAAGAGGCGCTGGGCAAGGCGTGGAACGAGATCCTCACCATCCTCGACGAAGAGACCCATGACCCGGTGAGCGACCCAGTCGCGGCGGTGCTCAAGGACGGCAAGCCGCTGACGCTCCTGCGCACCGTCCTGGTCAACAGGCGCGACGGGCGCCAGATCCCCATCGACGACACTGCTGCTCCTATTCGAGATGACAGCGGACGCATTCTGGGGGTGGTGCTCGTTTTCCAGGACGTCACCGCGCGGCGTGAGGCAGAGGAGCGCATCAAGCAACAGCGCACCTATCTGCAGGCGCTCATCGAGAACTCCCCGTTGGCTGTCGTGGCTGTCGACCTGGAAGGGAAGGTTACTACCGTCAACCCCGCCTTTGAGCGTCTTTTCCAGTATCAGCGCGATGAAATCATCGGCCAGCCTCTGGATACATTCGTGGCGGCAGAGGACAAGTCGGGCGAGGCGCTTGCCCTGACGCAGCAGGTGATGGCCGGCGACCGAGTGCACGTGGTGACCGTGCGCCATCGCCGCGATGGTTCGCCAGTGGACGTGGAGATCTTCGGCGTGCCAGTGATGATTCGCGGCGAACGCATCGGTGCTTTTGGCATCTATCAGGACATCACCGAGCGCAAGCGGGCGCAGCGGGCGTTGGCAGAGTCCGAGGAGAAGTACCGAACCCTGCAGGCGAACGTGCCGGTGGGCATCTTCCGCGCCGCCCCTGATCGGCGTGCCACCCTCCGCAGTGCCAATCCGGCTCTGGCACGCTTGCTCGGCTATGAAGACCCCGAAGAGCTGCTGCGCATCGGTCTTGCCGCGCTTATCCTGGACAAAAAGGAAGCCGCGGCGTGCCGGCGCCAACTGCTCAAACAGGGCAAGGTCGACGGGCTGGAACTGCGCCTGGCGCGCAAGGACGGCTCCTGCTTCTGGGCGAAATTGTCGGCGACGTGCATCCGCGACCACAGCGGTGCGCCTCTGTACTACGATGGCATGGTCGAGGACATCAGCGAGCAGAAGCGGATTCAGGAAGAGCGCGAGGAACGCCTGCGCCGCGCCGATGTCATCAACCGCCTGACCATGCAGCTCATCCGCTCCTCAGACGTGGCTGGGATCTACCGCCAGATATGCGATGCGGCGCGCGAGATGTTGCGATGTCGCCGTGCCGCCATTGGGGAGTTTACCAGTGACCGCAAGGGGCTGGCGAAACTTGTCGTCAGCAGCGAGGAAGAGGCAGAGGCCAGTGCCTGGGCGCAAGAAGTGCTGTGCTACGATGACAAGGCCTATGCTCCCCTCAGGCAAGGGGCAAGACGCGCCGTGCGCGTCGGAGAGGGCAAGAGGCAGCTCCTGGCCGCAGCGCTGCTTGGACCGGGTGGTAGCGTGTATGGCCTCCTGGTGGTCGGGGAGCCGCAGCAGGAGAGGCTTCTCGGCCAGGAGGACGAATCCGACCTTGCGCTCCTTGCCGACTATGCCACGGTTGCCGTATCGCGCGCCATGAACCTGGCTGCCCTGCGCAAGGCGCGCAAGGAGCTGTCCCTCCGCGCCCAGGCACTGGCCCGCTCCAACGCCGACCTTGAGCAGTTTGCCTATGTTGCTTCGCACGACCTCCAGGAGCCGTTGCGCATGGTGTCCAGTTATTGCCAGCTGCTGGCGCAACGGTACAAGGACAAACTGGACGCCGAGGCTCAGCAGTTCGTCCAGTTCGCCGTGGATGGCGCACGACGCATGCAGGTGCTGATCAACGACCTGCTGCAGTACTCGCGCGTGAGCACCCGCGGCAAGCCTTTCGAGCCCGTGGACCTGGGCGCCGTGCTGGAGGATGCGAAGGCGAACTTGCGCTTCGCCATCGAGGAGAGCGGGGCGGTCATCACCAATGACCCGCTGCCCACAGTCAGCGTGGACCGAACCCAGATGACGCAGGTCCTGCAAAACCTCCTCAGCAATGCCATCAAGTTCCGCAACGCAAAGACTCCAAGGATTCATGTGGGAGTGGCGTCCGACAAGAAGAACTGGGAGATCTCGGTGCGTGACAACGGCATCGGCTTCGAGCAGAAATTCGCCGACCGTATCTTCGGCGTGTTCCAGCGCCTGCACACCCGGGAGCAGTATCCCGGGACAGGCATCGGTCTGGCCGTAGTGAAAAAGATTGTGGAGCGCCACGGTGGGCGCATTCGCGCCGAGTCGGAACCTGGCAAGGGGAGTTGCTTCACCTTCACTTTGCCCGCGAACAATGGCAGGGAGGAACAAGCATGA